A single window of Athene noctua chromosome 1, bAthNoc1.hap1.1, whole genome shotgun sequence DNA harbors:
- the LOC141972806 gene encoding G-protein coupled receptor 183-like gives MAVAEDVFLPANLTYSNQSSCNVHNHHFSAKVTFSLFYTALLVFGACGNILALCITFQRRKKKLNSTDLYLVNLALSDALFTLALPGRIAYYILEFDWPFGDWFCRATAFIFYMNTYVGIYFMTCISVDRYIAVVRTRHPSRIRKMSRARGVCVLIWSLVFLQTAPLLLRPMTRRMGDKLTCMEYFNFEEIPKLPYLLLGACVLGFFLPVGIILVCYVRINLKLCQTAKENPLTVKNGHHRRAFTVILVVLLAVLLCFSPYHLNIVQFMVRKILYHPSCREQQAFKMSLQVTVAFMNLNCCIDPIIYFFAFRGYKRRLLRIFRNSGSMATSSTAKTPSDSNSNSQPHGSISV, from the coding sequence ATGGCTGTTGCGGAGGACGTGTTCCTGCCCGCCAACCTCACCTACAGCAACCAGAGCAGCTGCAACGTGCACAACCACCACTTCTCTGCCAAAGTCACCTTCTCCCTCTTCTACACCGCCCTGCTGGTGTTTGGCGCCTGTGGGAACATCCTGGCCCTCTGCATCACCTTCCAGCGCAGGAAGAAGAAACTCAACTCCACTGACCTCTACCTGGTGAACCTGGCCCTCTCTGATGCCCTCTTTACCCTGGCATTGCCGGGCAGGATTGCCTACTACATCCTGGAGTTTGACTGGCCCTTCGGAGACTGGTTCTGCCGGGCCACAGCCTTCATTTTCTACATGAACACCTATGTGGGCATCTACTTCATGACCTGCATAAGTGTGGACCGCTACATCGCTGTGGTCCGCACCAGGCACCCCAGCAGGATCCGGAAGATGAGCCGTGCCAGGGGAGTCTGTGTCCTCATCTGGTCCTTGGTGTTCCTGCAGACAGCGCCGCTGCTTCTGCGGCCCATGACACGGAGGATGGGGGACAAGCTGACATGCATGGAGTACTTCAACTTCGAGGAGATTCCCAAGCTGCCCTACCTGCTCCTGGGGGCCTGCGTACTCGGCTTCTTCCTGCCCGTGGGCATCATCTTGGTGTGCTACGTGAGGATCAACCTCAAGCTCTGCCAGACAGCCAAGGAGAACCCGCTGACGGTGAAGAACGGGCATCACCGCCGGGCCTTCACTGTCAtactggtggtgctgctggcCGTTCTGCTCTGCTTCAGTCCCTACCACCTCAACATTGTCCAGTTCATGGTCAGGAAGATCCTCTACCATCCATCCTGCCGTGAGCAGCAAGCCTTCAAGATGTCCCTGCAAGTCACTGTGGCATTCATGAACCTCAACTGCTGCATCGACCCCATCATCTACTTCTTTGCTTTCCGGGGCTACAAGCGGAGGCTGCTCCGCATCTTCAGGAACAGCGGCTCGATGGCCACCTCCTCCACTGCCAAGACCCCCTCTGACAGCAACAGCAACAGCCAGCCACATGGCTCCATCTCCGTCTAG